In uncultured Desulfovibrio sp., the sequence GCATCAGGGTGGCCTTTTTCCCCGGCTGCCTGGGTGACAAGCTCTATGTGGATGTGGCGCAGGACTGCCTCAAGGTGCTGCATCATCACGGCGTAGCGGTCTTCATGCCCGCCGGTCTGGCCTGCTGCGGCATTCCGGCCCTGGCCTCCGGTGATGCCGACAGCTTCCTGCGCCAGATGAGCGTCAATCTGCCGCTGCTGCGCGGGGACTTCGACTATCTGATCACCCCCTGCCCCACCTGTGCCGTCACCATAGCCCACCTCTGGCCCCGCCATGCCCGGCGGCTGGGCCGCCTGGAACAGGAAGCCGTAAACGCCCTGGCCGACCGGACCATGGACATCACGGCCTTTCTGGTGGATGTGCTGGGCGTGCAGGCCCAGCCCGGCGGAGAAAACGCCCGCCGCGTCACCTGTCATGATCCCTGCCATCTGGCCAAGGGACTGGGCGTGCGGCAGCAGCCGCGCACGCTCATCGAGGCTTCGCCGGACTGCCGTCTGGTGGAAATGAATGAGGCCGACCGCTGCTGCGGCTGCGGTGGCTCCTTCAATCTGGCCCACTACGACCTTTCCCGCCGCATCGGACAGCGCAAGCGTGACAACGTCATCGCGTCCGGCGCACAGATCGTGGCCACGGCCTGTCCGGCCTGCATGATGCAGCTGGAAGACGTGCTCTCGCAAAACAAGGACGATGTTACCGTCCGCCATCCCGTGCAGCTCTATGCCGCCAGTCTGGGGCTGGGCAGCACGGACAGGACGTAATGCCAAAGGAGAACACATGCCCCCTGTGAATCAGGAAATTCTTGACCTGTTCATTTCCCGCGCTCAGGCAGCGGGCGCCGTGGTGCAGCAGCTGCCCACCCGGGCCGCGGCCCTGCAATATGTGCTGGATGTCTGTGCCCAGAAGGCTCCCTGCGAACTGCTGGCCGATGAGGATGTGGAAAAGGGTCCCGACGGTCCCAACAGAGTTCCCACCCGCGTCCAGAAGGTAGTGGCCGCTCCCGATGTGGACGAGGCCGACTTTGCCACCCTGTCCGCCGCCTGCCAGGCCCAGGGCATACGCTGCCTGCGCCACGGCCTGCGCCAGCACCTGGCCGGCATCGACGTGGGCCTGACCACGGCCCGCCTGGCCGTGGCCACCACAGGAACCTGCCTGGCCGTAGGCGACGAGGAAGATACCCGCCTGGCCGGCATGATCAGTGAAATCCACATCATGCTGCTGTCCCCCTCGGCCATCTATGCCGACCTGCCGGCCATTGCCGGCCCCCTGCGCCAGCGCCTGGCGGAGCGCCCCGGCTCGTATACCACGCTTATTACCGGTCCCAGCCGCACCGCCGATATCGAACGGGTGGGCGCCATCGGCGTGCATGGCCCGCTGCAACTGCATGTGATTCTTCTGGAGGACGCCCATGCCCAGTAATGATAGGTTCGA encodes:
- a CDS encoding (Fe-S)-binding protein, whose product is MSTLHSLARRLMKLDDRLAACMRCGMCQAVCPVYGATMKEADVARGKLALVSNLAHELICDPQAVAGKLDRCLLCGSCEAACPSGVKITEIFFEAREIVYTYLGLPPIKKMIFRYLLPRTDLFDMAVRVGAPLQRLVFRRNHDVQDTACAPMLSFLLGNRHVRQLPSRSLLQCTGPLDEPRPQGGIRVAFFPGCLGDKLYVDVAQDCLKVLHHHGVAVFMPAGLACCGIPALASGDADSFLRQMSVNLPLLRGDFDYLITPCPTCAVTIAHLWPRHARRLGRLEQEAVNALADRTMDITAFLVDVLGVQAQPGGENARRVTCHDPCHLAKGLGVRQQPRTLIEASPDCRLVEMNEADRCCGCGGSFNLAHYDLSRRIGQRKRDNVIASGAQIVATACPACMMQLEDVLSQNKDDVTVRHPVQLYAASLGLGSTDRT
- a CDS encoding lactate utilization protein, producing the protein MPPVNQEILDLFISRAQAAGAVVQQLPTRAAALQYVLDVCAQKAPCELLADEDVEKGPDGPNRVPTRVQKVVAAPDVDEADFATLSAACQAQGIRCLRHGLRQHLAGIDVGLTTARLAVATTGTCLAVGDEEDTRLAGMISEIHIMLLSPSAIYADLPAIAGPLRQRLAERPGSYTTLITGPSRTADIERVGAIGVHGPLQLHVILLEDAHAQ